AAAGGAAATCTCAGTTCGGTAAGATATTTCATCATAACACGGCCGCCAATAGGATATCGCTTGTAAGGCCCTACCGTATTGTCCTGATATCCACGGAGTAAAGTACCGTAAGGAATACCGCTGCCGCCCATAATAAACTTCTCATCGATGGGAATAATTGTTGTCTCTGTGTGCCGCGAGTTGAGTGCCTTAATGGCACCAATCTGCCAAGAGCTGACGATGGCCGCCTTCCAGAACGGGTTGGTAAACCAGTCAAACTTCAAAGTGTGCTTGTGAAAATTTTCGTGGATAGGAAGCAGTTTTGAACTCAACGGTCCTCCCGACAGTGTAGACGTCCATGCAAAGCTTGAACCTCTTGAAGGAAACTCAGGATGGTTTCGGCTGTCCCTCGTTAAAGTCTGGGAGATACTCAATCCAACACTGTTGCTGACTCCAAGCAGACCGTACTCGATTAAGTCTTCCTCATTACCTTTATAGGTCTTCTGAGAAGCACTGATTGTCCAAAACGCGCGGAAGTAATTGTCCGGCCACTTTAGTCTTGTACCTGTCCTGAAACTGGCACCCAGCATCTCACGATCAAACGGTATACTGAAATAGTACCGGTTCTGTCCTCTAAGATAATAGAAAACAGAAAAGCCAAGCAAGATTGGACGGTCATTCACCATTGGATCGGTGAAACTGAAAGAGAGGCTTTTGTATTGGGAAGCTTGATAGCCACCTAAACCATATCCAAGAGATCGTTGCATGCTTCCCTGGACACCCTGACTCAAATTCACGGCGAGTTGCTGCCCTTTGCCACGGAAATTATTGATCTGGATGCCGGTACCACCCATAAGGCCGAACTCCGCCGAATAACCAATATTTGCGTTGGCCTGATCAGAAGACTTTTCTTCCACACTAACTAGAATGTCGATTTCATCTTCATCCACCGGTACCACATCAGGTCTAACATCGGCAAAATAATTGAGGATAAAGACTTCTCTGGCGCTTCGCATTAATAATTCTCTGTTGAAGACTTCACCCGGAATCACCTTCATTTCCCGCCGGATCACGTTTTCTCTTGTCCGGTCGTTTCCGGTAATTTGAAGTCTTCTCACAGAAACCTGGTGGTTTTCCGTGATTGAAAAATGGACATCAAGGGAATCCTCTTCCACAGGTGTAAAGATAGGGTTAATAGCGCTATAAATGTATCCTCGGTCCATATAGAGAGAGTGAACCCTCTCGTTCACACCCTTTTCAAATTCCTCCACATTGTACATGTCTCCTTTCTTTATATCCAGAGCATAATCCAACGCTTCAGTTTCATAAAGGTCATTACCTTCCCATGTGAAATTTCTGAAATAGTATTTATTCCCCTCGTGAATCCAGAAATCGATGTTCATTTTCTTCCCATTTTCTGAGTAGGATATTGAATCAGCCAGAATCCGAAAATCCTTATATCCGTTTGTCTGATAAAATTTGGCCAGGAGGCCCTTGTCTTCCCTAAACTTGTCCTTGTCAAAGTTCGACCGCCAAAACATATACCACTTCTGAATCTTGGTATCTTTCAACTCCTTGCGAAGTTTCCTGTCTTTAAATGCCTCATTGTTGTGAAACCGTATGTCCCCGATCTTCACCTTATTTTTTATCTTAATATTGAAAGTGAGATCCCTCACGTTATCTATGGCGCCTTCGGAAAGGGATGCATCAATTTCAGGATGAAGGTATCCGTCCTCAGCCAGTAGTTTCCTAATCAACTCCTCAGATTCCTTGAGCAAATGCGGTCGAATTCTCTGGCCCTTTTTCAGATCAAGTTCTTCTTCGATTTCTCTCCGCTTTTTCTTATCCCCTTTGAAACTAACCTCACCTAAAATTGGTGCCTCTTCAACAATGATTGTAATATACAGTCCTTCCTGTGCCTCTTTATCCAGACGTATCTGGATATCTGAAAAGAAACCGGTGGCCCACAGTTTTTTAACAGATTTTCCGAAATCGCCCGGGACGAACTCTTTCCCTTCCACAATTCCCGAAGTGTATTTGACCACGGTGGCTGTTGTGATGTTGTTACCCTCAACTTCCACACCGGCAATCTTCATGGGCGTCAGACCCTGACTTGAGAGAATAGAAGCCAGTGAAAGAATGACCACCAGAGTGATAAGTCTGAATTTCATTCTTTTGCTCCGGACAGTTGTTCAGATACTTTCCCGAAACGGCGTTCTCTGGATTGGAAATCTAAGATCGCTTCATACAACTCTTTCCTGCGGAAAGCAGGCCAAAGCGTGGGCGTGATAATTATCTCAGAATAGGCCATTTGCCACAAAAGAAAATTACTAATCCTCAATTCACCACTGGTCCTGATTACCATATCAGGGTCTGGGATCCCCTCGGTGTAAAGGTATTTTTCGAAAACCTGTTCCGTCAATTCAAAAGAATCCAATCCGTTTTGATGTTCCTGGAAAAATCTGTTAACAGCATCAAGGATTTCAGTCCTGCCGCCGTAGTTCAGTGCTAGCACCAAGTTTAAACCACTGTTTTCGGCGGTCCGTCTGATTCCTTCTTCCATCTCAACTCGCGGCTTTTCCGGAAGTTCCTCCAGTCTGCCAATGACATGGAGGCGAACATTGTTATCCATTAATTCATCAATCTCACGTCGGATCGTCTCAACTAAAAGGTTCATGAGAGCGGAAACTTCCATCCTGGGGCGGAGCCAGTTTTCCTGAGAAAAGGTATAGAGCGTGAGATAACCGATTCCCATCTCACCGCATGCTCGGGTAATCTCCCTTACAGAATTGATCCCCTCCTTGTGCCCGGCGATCCTCGGGAATTTACGGTTCCGGGCCCAACGGCCGTTGCCGTCCATTATTATTGCAATGTGGCGAGGAAGGTTGTCTGCTGATTCTACCTGGCTTTTCAGTTCTTCCTCTGTATTCATTTCTGTCATTAGCTTGGAAAGTTACTCCGCGAAAATCCGATTTTCAAGCTGACCTCAATTTTCATAAAGTTCGCCGAAGTGATGATCGAACAGTTCCACTCCTTCCGGTATTGTGCCAAAACCGCGGAACTCGGTGCCGCACTTGTAGCAGACCATCAATTCTGCAACCCGACGGTAGAGAATCAAGTCCGCTAGCAGAACAACAACGAGGCTGAGTCCATATGTGAACGGCACAAAGAGTGCGCCCACAATGATAATCAGGCATCCCAGAAGCTGATTGAAATCTTTCCGGCGGTAAAATTGGTTGCAATCACAGTGAGGGCAAACATCGAAAGGCCATTTTTCAGCTGAAACTTGAATAGTCTCATTTCCGCAACCCGGGCAAATGATCTCTTTCCCATTGGCATTTCCACTATAGTATTTCCCGCATTTTCCGCACTCTTTGGAAACTGACACCATTAGAGAAATAGTGCATACTGAATTGAATAGAATCTGTAGAAAAGATCACCCATAATTACAGATACAACCAGAACGTAAAGCAATCCTGTAGCAGACTGAGTGGAATGGATGGCAACCGTCCGGAGGGTAAGGAATGAAAGGGCCAGCGGCAGGAGAGTACCGAAGAAAATTGCACACCAGAGGAAAATCCCCTCTAACGTCCAGAGAAACTCCGTGAGTGGCATTTCAAATCTACTGATACTCACGGACTGTGAAAAGAGGGCGAAGACATTCCACACCGCTCTCAAGGACAAGAAAACCAAAATAGACCTTGTGGCAGACCGAAGCAGAGAGATTGGAAGATTTACCACATTCAGATACCAGTGTCCAAGGATCATGGCAAACAATGAACCGGAAAGGATCAAACCATCCAAGATCAATACCAGAATGGAGATCAGATCTCCGGTGATTAAATGCCCTGTAATCCGAGCTATAAACACAGAACCAAGCAGTGACGGAATAGTCACCACCCAGCTTTCAGCCCTGCGCCGCCTCCAGAAAAAGAGCGTGACGGCAAAAAGAGAGATTAGCCAGGCAAACCCAACCGCCATGAGAGTCCGCTCCAACTCTAACGAGAGTGTGAGCAGAATACCCCCGGCCGCTGCTGAAAGTGCCAGACCTAGAACAAATCTATGAATGTTGACTTCTCGTTGCTCTCTATCCACGATCCACAGAAAGAGCGGAAACAGAGCTCCCAATAGACACAGAGTAAACGTAAGATGAAGTGTTAACATTAAAGTGAGAGGAACGAGGCTTGAGAAACGCTCAGGCTACGGCGTCCTCAATCTTGTCCACAATAAACGAAAAAGCGTGACTGATACGTGATTGTCTGTCCTTAATAACGATGGGCGTTCCTTCATCACACGCTTCCATAAGCTCCTGAGAAATAGGAATCTCGCCCAAGAGAGGAACATTTAACCTTTCACTTTCAGACTTACCGCCACCGCGCTTGAACAGATCGATCTCAAATTCAAACTTGCCATCTTTCCCAACATCCACATCTCGGAAGCCGTCCATTTCGGCAAAAGAAACCGAACCTTCGGTCATGGGATTACCGTCTTTGTCCCGTAAAAATCCGGATACGATATAGCCGGCCATATTTTCTACCACACCCAGAACAGGCGTATGAACTTTCCCAAACATATCGGCCCCTTTTCGGACGTCAGAAAGAGCCATGTCTTGCGGGGTGGTGACAATTACAGCACCGGTAATTTTGAGTTTTTGTACAAGGGTCAGTTGGATGTCACCTGTTCCCGGCGGGAGATCGAGAATCAGATAATCGAGGCTCTCCCACAGGACATCACCAAAAAACTGTTCCGTCATTCTTGACACCATGGGACCGCGCCATATGACAGGTGTGTCGTTGCCGCTTAGGAAACCAAAGGACATAACCTTCATCCCAAACTTTACCAGCGGGATCAGTTTCTTTTCAGGTGTCATGGAAGGCGTGTCATTGATCCCGAGAAGAATAGGTAAGCTGGGGCCATAAATGTCAAGATCGAGCAAACCGACAGAATAGCCGCGATTCATGAGTTCTGCGGCGATGTTTACCGCAACAGTTGATTTGCCGACTCCCCCTTTGCCGCTTGCCACGGCAATAATGTGCTTAACATCAGGTATTAATTTAGTTTGCTGTTCAGCTGTTGGTCCAGAAGCTGTCTGAGCCACTTTGATATCGACATCTGAAAAGTTTTCTTCGAGTGCCGTCTTAATCCTGCCATAAATCTCTGTCTGAGTTTCTTCGCTGGCGGAGGACATTTCAACATCAACTTTAACGGAGTCGCTTTCCACCTCAACATTTTTCACGATTCCAAAAGAGACAATGTCCCGGCTGAATCCGGGGTATTTTATTTTTTTAAGCCGTTCTATTACTTCATCTTTGGTCATTAGTTATATTCCACTAGCACGTTTACAAGACAAAAAAACGGTTGCCCAAAAATGAGCAACCGATGAAAGACCGAACTGGCTCCCGTTTAGGGTTCTTGCCCAAAGAATTGATAGTTCAGAGCAGTGTATTTCGACCATTCTTCAGGAACTTCACTTTCTTCAAAAATTGCCTCAACGGGACATTCAGGTTCGCATGCGCCACAATCGATACACTCCTCGGGGTCAATATAAAGTTGCTTTCCATCAGGGTCGAAACCATCAGCTTTCGCTTCAGCACCAATACCTTTGGGGTCTTCAGGTCCATGAATACAATCCACTGGGCATACCTCAATACAAGCTGCATCACAGACACCGACACATGGCTCAGCAATAATGTAGGTCATCTTTGCCTCCTAAAATTCTAACTACCTAAATCCATAATAATTCTTGTAAAAATTTAGCTTGAGTCAAATGACATGTGAAAACTTTTTTGAACCAATGTTTCCTGTTTTATTGTAACAGTTTATTAAAGCCCTAGTTTCTCTTTGAATGTGCAGAAGGACTAACATAATTTATAACACAAACTTCGAAAGCATTTTTCTTTTAGAATGGCAAAAGCATACGATCACTACAAACCTGTACCAGAACTTGCGAAGGATCCGGGGCGCAAGAAAAAGAAGCCAAAACTCATGGCTGTTGTGGATGAGGACAGCTGTACAGGTTGCCAAGTCTGTGTCCCTTTTTGCCCTGTTGACTGCATAGAGACTGTTTCCTACGAAAAATATAGCATACCCATCCCGCCAGTGCAGATACGATTCGATGAATGCATCGGATGCCAGATTTGCGCTCGGGTTTGTACCAAACTCACCTGGGATGCCATCAGGATGATCCCTACGGAAGAGTTTGAGGAAACTTACGGGATTACAATCTCGTAATTATTAATGCTTAAGAAATCTTTCTATTCTATTACCCGAGCAATCACATGACAGGAAAAATCGTTCATATTCACTGTAAGACAAAGACACCGGGTGAATTCGGTATCATGAAGCCGAAAGTGGAACAAGCACAGATTGCAAAGGGAGGCATCGAAGGTGATTACAACGACTTTCGAACAAATGAGAAAAATGGCGACCCCGACATGGCTCTCCTCCTCATGTCTAAAGAAACAATCAATGAACTCAATGACGAAGGCTGGCCGGTTGAAGTAGGCGATGTCGGTGAAAACATTGTTACCGAAGGAATACCCCTGGATACCTTCCAACCTGAAATGAAGTTCCAGATCGGAGAAGCATTGATTCAAATATCTTACGAATGTGAACCTTGTTACAAGTTACATAGTCTCCCTTACGTTGGAAAAGAACGCGGACCTGATTTTGTGAAAACGATAATGGGCAGAAGAGGATGGTACGCTCGAGTCTTGGAACCAGGGGAGATTTCCGTAGGTGATTTCTGTACCCTTGTTGAGGCGGACTGATCTCCTGTCTTGTTTTTCAATTTTTTCCCTCTACACAATAACATTATCCAAAATTTGACCTCATGAGCCGCCCTTCTATTATAGTGGTGGACCAGGGAACGTCCTCCACCAAGGGGTTCCTTTTTAATGAATCGCTGAAAGAGCTTCACACAGACAAAATTCGGCACACCGTCAATAGACCCCGCCGAGGGTGGGTTGAGTGCGACGCCGATGAAATATTCAACGCGTGCCACACAGTCATGGAACAGATGGCAGTTGAGGCCAATACCCGATCTTTGACAGTTGCTGCTGTTGGGATGGCTTTCCAGCGATCAACTTTTCTGTTCTGGGGAAAAGATGACGGAAAACCTCAGGCACCGGCTATGAGCTGGCAAGATTCCAGGGCCACGGGGCTGGTGAAAAACCTGTCCAGCGAATCAGCTGACATTCAACGGCGAACTGGCATCCCACTCACTGGTCATTTTGGAGGACCGAAGTATTTACACTCTTTGAGAGAAGACAATGCCATAAAAAGGGGCATTGAAAATGGTGAGTTTTTTTTTGGTTCGTTGAGCAGTTTCGTTACTCACCGCCTGACAGGGAGTAATACAATGGATCAATCCATCGCGGGCAGATCTCTAATGATGAATATATCCGCACTGGATTGGGATGACCATCTACTGAAACTTTTTGAAATAAAAGAAAATTGCCTCCCCTCCATCGTTCCTACCTGTCATAATTTCGGCACCGTTTCAATTGGTAAAAGTGAGGTGCCTCTCCTGTGTGTTATGGGAGATCAACAGGCTTCTCTTATTGGTCAAGGTCGTAGGGAAAAAGGCGATGTGGCCATGAATTTTGGGACATCCGGATCGGTGCTTGTAAACTGCGGCAAAGAACCTGTGGTGGTTCCCTCTCTCCTTAGTAACGTCCTCTTTTCTTCTAAGGATTCGATCCATTTTCTGCTGGAAGGAACCATCAACAGTGTGGCTTCTCTTTTCAAATGGTTGGAAGGGTATCTTGGAATTACCCATGATGATATGAACTGGGAGAGCCGATGCAGTGGTGAACAGGATGGTATTATGGTACCAGGTCTAAACGGCATCTCAGCACCGTACTGGACCGGTGAATTTGAGACACAGTTTTTCGGGCTAGATCAGAAATCCGAACCAAACAAAGTTGTCCGGGCGGCCATGGAATCCATCGGTTTCCTTGTTTATGATATCTGTAACGTCATCGAAAAAGAGGCAAAGATCGAATTGGTGGATATGGTCGCTTCAGGCGGCTCCTCTCGGGCACCGTTGCTGCAATTTATCGCTGATATAACTGGAACCAACGTTTCAACCACAGCAGCTAAAGACATGACCGCTCTCGGTGTGGCCCGTCTTGTGGCAAACAGC
The window above is part of the Candidatus Neomarinimicrobiota bacterium genome. Proteins encoded here:
- the bamA gene encoding outer membrane protein assembly factor BamA, whose protein sequence is MKFRLITLVVILSLASILSSQGLTPMKIAGVEVEGNNITTATVVKYTSGIVEGKEFVPGDFGKSVKKLWATGFFSDIQIRLDKEAQEGLYITIIVEEAPILGEVSFKGDKKKRREIEEELDLKKGQRIRPHLLKESEELIRKLLAEDGYLHPEIDASLSEGAIDNVRDLTFNIKIKNKVKIGDIRFHNNEAFKDRKLRKELKDTKIQKWYMFWRSNFDKDKFREDKGLLAKFYQTNGYKDFRILADSISYSENGKKMNIDFWIHEGNKYYFRNFTWEGNDLYETEALDYALDIKKGDMYNVEEFEKGVNERVHSLYMDRGYIYSAINPIFTPVEEDSLDVHFSITENHQVSVRRLQITGNDRTRENVIRREMKVIPGEVFNRELLMRSAREVFILNYFADVRPDVVPVDEDEIDILVSVEEKSSDQANANIGYSAEFGLMGGTGIQINNFRGKGQQLAVNLSQGVQGSMQRSLGYGLGGYQASQYKSLSFSFTDPMVNDRPILLGFSVFYYLRGQNRYYFSIPFDREMLGASFRTGTRLKWPDNYFRAFWTISASQKTYKGNEEDLIEYGLLGVSNSVGLSISQTLTRDSRNHPEFPSRGSSFAWTSTLSGGPLSSKLLPIHENFHKHTLKFDWFTNPFWKAAIVSSWQIGAIKALNSRHTETTIIPIDEKFIMGGSGIPYGTLLRGYQDNTVGPYKRYPIGGRVMMKYLTELRFPFSDNPTVYGLIFAEMGNNWLNFGETDPFDLKRSAGFGIRMFMPMLGMLGFDMGYGFDDIPMTEKSPEGWRFHVLFGMPF
- a CDS encoding isoprenyl transferase encodes the protein MNTEEELKSQVESADNLPRHIAIIMDGNGRWARNRKFPRIAGHKEGINSVREITRACGEMGIGYLTLYTFSQENWLRPRMEVSALMNLLVETIRREIDELMDNNVRLHVIGRLEELPEKPRVEMEEGIRRTAENSGLNLVLALNYGGRTEILDAVNRFFQEHQNGLDSFELTEQVFEKYLYTEGIPDPDMVIRTSGELRISNFLLWQMAYSEIIITPTLWPAFRRKELYEAILDFQSRERRFGKVSEQLSGAKE
- a CDS encoding MRP family ATP-binding protein, with protein sequence MTKDEVIERLKKIKYPGFSRDIVSFGIVKNVEVESDSVKVDVEMSSASEETQTEIYGRIKTALEENFSDVDIKVAQTASGPTAEQQTKLIPDVKHIIAVASGKGGVGKSTVAVNIAAELMNRGYSVGLLDLDIYGPSLPILLGINDTPSMTPEKKLIPLVKFGMKVMSFGFLSGNDTPVIWRGPMVSRMTEQFFGDVLWESLDYLILDLPPGTGDIQLTLVQKLKITGAVIVTTPQDMALSDVRKGADMFGKVHTPVLGVVENMAGYIVSGFLRDKDGNPMTEGSVSFAEMDGFRDVDVGKDGKFEFEIDLFKRGGGKSESERLNVPLLGEIPISQELMEACDEGTPIVIKDRQSRISHAFSFIVDKIEDAVA
- a CDS encoding ferredoxin family protein, with protein sequence MTYIIAEPCVGVCDAACIEVCPVDCIHGPEDPKGIGAEAKADGFDPDGKQLYIDPEECIDCGACEPECPVEAIFEESEVPEEWSKYTALNYQFFGQEP
- a CDS encoding 4Fe-4S dicluster domain-containing protein, with the translated sequence MAKAYDHYKPVPELAKDPGRKKKKPKLMAVVDEDSCTGCQVCVPFCPVDCIETVSYEKYSIPIPPVQIRFDECIGCQICARVCTKLTWDAIRMIPTEEFEETYGITIS
- a CDS encoding MOSC domain-containing protein; amino-acid sequence: MTGKIVHIHCKTKTPGEFGIMKPKVEQAQIAKGGIEGDYNDFRTNEKNGDPDMALLLMSKETINELNDEGWPVEVGDVGENIVTEGIPLDTFQPEMKFQIGEALIQISYECEPCYKLHSLPYVGKERGPDFVKTIMGRRGWYARVLEPGEISVGDFCTLVEAD